Proteins co-encoded in one Nostoc sp. MS1 genomic window:
- a CDS encoding TetR/AcrR family transcriptional regulator, which yields MSEPAKKRPGRPRSIESHQAILQATIDLLIEVGVANISVDAIAARAGVGKTTIYRRYSSKEELIADAIESLRQEVVIPDTGSFWGDIDFLIESAAQLTLNPFGQQTVAMIVSTALTNPQFAQMYWAKYLQPRRRAFSIVLERAKLRGELLTNAESDLFFDTISSLMLYASVFPPTTESWSVYVRRMLNFLFQDKMA from the coding sequence ATGAGTGAACCTGCTAAAAAACGCCCTGGAAGACCTCGTAGTATTGAGTCTCATCAGGCAATTCTTCAAGCAACAATTGATTTACTCATAGAAGTTGGTGTTGCAAATATTAGTGTTGATGCGATTGCCGCTCGTGCCGGGGTCGGAAAAACCACCATCTATCGACGATATTCTTCTAAAGAAGAATTGATCGCCGATGCCATTGAAAGTCTCAGGCAAGAAGTTGTGATTCCTGATACAGGGTCTTTCTGGGGTGATATCGATTTTTTAATTGAAAGTGCAGCACAACTTACACTTAATCCTTTTGGGCAACAAACTGTTGCAATGATTGTCAGCACTGCTTTAACTAATCCTCAGTTTGCTCAAATGTATTGGGCTAAGTACTTGCAACCACGAAGGCGAGCTTTTTCTATTGTTCTTGAACGTGCCAAATTGCGAGGTGAGCTTTTGACAAATGCTGAGTCTGATTTATTTTTTGACACAATTAGTAGTCTCATGCTTTATGCGTCGGTTTTTCCACCCACTACTGAATCATGGTCAGTTTATGTTCGGCGGATGTTGAATTTTCTGTTCCAGGATAAGATGGCTTAA
- a CDS encoding GNAT family N-acetyltransferase — translation MAQTDLLDFLAYQTHPEVLRYMPVQPLTQEKAIDFLDRQAVVEIGDEGGYIVFAVHHIADTKIIGEVGINLLPKAQSKGEIGWSLHPNYQGRGYATQAAQILLSYSFTHLKLHRITSICDTRNTASYMLMERLGMRREGHLKQSQLIKSVWQDEYIYALLCEEWLFRQDITISR, via the coding sequence ATGGCACAGACAGATTTGCTTGATTTTTTAGCATATCAAACTCACCCGGAAGTTTTGCGCTATATGCCTGTACAACCACTGACTCAGGAAAAAGCCATCGACTTTCTTGACCGACAAGCAGTAGTGGAGATTGGCGATGAAGGTGGTTATATCGTGTTTGCCGTTCACCATATAGCCGATACCAAAATCATTGGTGAGGTTGGCATTAATCTCTTGCCAAAAGCACAAAGTAAAGGCGAAATCGGATGGTCACTTCACCCGAATTATCAAGGGCGTGGTTACGCCACACAAGCAGCACAAATATTACTTAGTTATAGTTTTACACACCTCAAATTACACCGAATTACTTCAATTTGTGACACACGAAATACAGCATCATATATGCTTATGGAACGTCTCGGTATGCGGCGTGAAGGACATCTCAAACAAAGCCAGTTGATAAAAAGCGTGTGGCAAGACGAGTATATCTATGCCTTGCTATGTGAGGAATGGCTTTTTCGGCAGGACATTACCATAAGCAGGTAG
- a CDS encoding ester cyclase, whose translation MTDLDQNKQIIQNFVQVVWNGRNLATLKDFWTEDCINHAMSSTENCGIDALRVYHESFFDDFFAAFPDIQIEILQQIAQGDRVVSYITSHGKHTGSFYGIAPTGKSISTSVIRIDRIQDGKIAEHWSVSDAAGLMQQLQS comes from the coding sequence ATGACTGACCTTGATCAAAATAAGCAAATAATCCAGAATTTTGTCCAAGTCGTTTGGAATGGTCGAAATCTTGCAACACTGAAAGATTTCTGGACGGAGGATTGTATTAACCATGCGATGTCAAGTACAGAAAATTGTGGTATTGATGCACTTCGGGTTTATCATGAATCCTTCTTTGATGATTTCTTCGCGGCGTTTCCCGATATCCAAATTGAGATTTTACAGCAGATAGCCCAAGGCGATAGGGTTGTTAGCTACATCACAAGTCACGGCAAGCATACTGGGTCATTCTACGGCATTGCGCCAACTGGCAAGAGCATTTCGACATCGGTGATCCGCATTGATCGGATTCAAGATGGAAAAATTGCTGAACATTGGTCTGTTTCTGACGCAGCAGGTCTGATGCAGCAACTTCAATCTTGA
- a CDS encoding GNAT family N-acetyltransferase — MLHVTYKTDLDHVDWQEMKTTLQQDNFDNGRSCEQLKTSFENSYATCIAYAQNQIIGTARVLSDGVCNAYIVDVWTYTPFRRQGIATTMIETLLSSLPGQHVYLFTDDAVNFYKKLGFVEQPVGLSKIIGTWLVNQ, encoded by the coding sequence ATGCTTCATGTCACCTATAAAACAGATTTAGATCATGTTGACTGGCAAGAAATGAAAACTACCTTACAGCAAGATAATTTTGACAATGGACGTAGCTGTGAACAACTCAAAACATCTTTTGAAAACAGCTATGCTACTTGTATTGCTTATGCTCAAAATCAAATTATCGGCACTGCTCGTGTTTTATCTGATGGGGTTTGTAATGCTTACATTGTAGATGTTTGGACTTACACCCCTTTTCGTCGCCAAGGAATCGCTACAACTATGATAGAGACTTTACTAAGCAGTTTGCCAGGGCAACACGTTTATCTGTTTACTGATGATGCTGTTAATTTTTATAAAAAGCTTGGTTTTGTCGAACAACCAGTTGGACTAAGTAAAATCATTGGCACTTGGTTAGTCAATCAATAA
- a CDS encoding helix-turn-helix domain-containing protein produces the protein MNQALIKWRLKEVMARHNIKARDLADQMGVSANSVSNLRNARTMPRLDGEILNNLCEALNRLAQDLEGEITPTDLITYVRGPNPVVDETHEIKGARASTQQRKSRQTNSQAQVEDSLTSSAA, from the coding sequence ATGAATCAAGCCTTGATTAAGTGGAGATTAAAAGAAGTCATGGCAAGGCATAACATTAAAGCCCGTGACCTTGCCGATCAAATGGGTGTCAGTGCTAATTCCGTTTCTAACCTACGTAATGCTCGAACTATGCCTCGGTTAGATGGAGAAATCTTAAATAACCTCTGTGAAGCCTTAAACAGACTTGCACAGGATTTAGAAGGAGAAATTACTCCAACTGATTTAATTACTTATGTTCGTGGCCCTAACCCTGTGGTTGATGAGACTCATGAAATCAAAGGAGCCAGAGCATCTACTCAACAAAGAAAATCTCGTCAAACTAATTCTCAAGCTCAAGTAGAAGATTCTTTAACTTCGTCTGCGGCTTAG
- a CDS encoding Rpn family recombination-promoting nuclease/putative transposase — MFDNTCKLIAELYSPDFATWLLGKPITLTKLSPTELSIEPIRADALIMLQSDEVVLHIEFQTAPDENMPFRMADYYLRIYRRYPNKQIHQVVIYLDKTTSEKVYQTTFTTAKMRHEFSIIRLWEQPPELFLRTPGLLPFAVLSATENKASTLQQVAAAVDKISERRTQSNISAAAAILAGLVLDQEVIGRLFRKDIMQESVIYQSILTEGKEEGGEEKAREIAANMLAEGMSVDLIAKLTGLPLEVVQQLQQQQTKD; from the coding sequence ATGTTTGATAACACTTGCAAATTAATTGCCGAATTATATTCTCCTGATTTCGCAACTTGGCTATTAGGTAAACCTATTACTTTAACTAAGTTAAGCCCGACAGAATTATCGATAGAACCAATTCGTGCTGATGCCTTAATTATGTTGCAATCAGATGAAGTTGTTCTCCATATAGAATTTCAAACGGCTCCTGATGAAAATATGCCTTTTCGGATGGCTGATTATTACTTGCGGATATATCGTCGCTATCCAAATAAACAAATACACCAAGTAGTAATTTATTTGGATAAAACTACATCAGAAAAGGTGTATCAAACCACATTTACAACGGCAAAGATGCGACATGAGTTTTCTATAATTCGTTTGTGGGAACAACCACCAGAACTGTTCCTGAGAACTCCAGGTCTTTTGCCATTTGCTGTATTAAGTGCAACCGAGAATAAGGCTAGTACACTACAACAAGTCGCTGCGGCTGTTGATAAAATTAGTGAAAGACGGACACAAAGTAATATTTCTGCTGCTGCTGCAATTCTGGCTGGGCTAGTATTAGATCAAGAAGTGATTGGGCGTTTATTCAGGAAGGACATTATGCAAGAGTCAGTCATTTATCAATCAATTCTGACTGAAGGTAAAGAAGAAGGTGGCGAAGAGAAAGCCCGTGAAATTGCAGCTAATATGCTGGCAGAGGGTATGAGTGTTGACTTAATTGCTAAGTTAACTGGCTTACCCCTAGAAGTAGTACAACAGTTACAGCAGCAGCAAACTAAAGATTGA
- a CDS encoding Uma2 family endonuclease produces the protein MVQFASKLLTVDEFITQYGDSDRHELIDGELVEMEPTGPHEQVLAFVGRKLNVEIDRQELAYFIPHRCLIKLLSTNTAFRPDVIVLDQRQLTNEPLWQQEPVITSGKSIKLIAEVVSTNWQNDYARKVEDYALLGVSEYWIIDYLGIGGREYIGKPKQPTITICTLVEDEYHRQLFQNDEQLISSVFPNLQLTSKQIFDSSLTS, from the coding sequence ATGGTTCAATTTGCTTCAAAACTTTTGACTGTTGATGAATTTATTACCCAATACGGGGATAGCGATCGCCATGAGCTAATTGATGGTGAACTAGTCGAAATGGAACCTACTGGGCCTCATGAGCAAGTATTAGCCTTTGTTGGGCGCAAGTTAAATGTGGAAATAGATCGCCAGGAATTGGCTTATTTTATTCCCCACAGATGCTTAATCAAATTGTTAAGTACGAACACAGCCTTTCGCCCTGATGTAATTGTCTTAGATCAAAGGCAACTAACTAATGAACCATTATGGCAACAAGAACCTGTAATTACATCAGGGAAATCGATTAAATTAATAGCTGAAGTGGTCAGTACGAATTGGCAAAATGATTACGCACGAAAAGTTGAAGATTATGCTTTGCTAGGAGTAAGCGAATATTGGATTATTGATTATTTGGGTATTGGTGGTAGAGAATATATTGGTAAACCTAAACAACCAACAATTACAATTTGTACTTTAGTAGAAGATGAGTATCATAGGCAACTATTTCAAAATGATGAACAGTTAATTTCTTCAGTCTTTCCAAACTTACAACTAACGTCAAAGCAAATATTTGACTCTAGTTTAACGAGCTAA
- a CDS encoding transketolase C-terminal domain-containing protein has translation MTLTNTQFPIDLSAYKPLVLNPKNATLTNEQREILKGNIQLCRDAIILFTATGAARGVGGHTGGPYDTVPEVMILDAFFRGASQRFVPIFFDEAGHRAATQYLMATLHGELNAEQLLHYRQAHFDLPGHPELGLTPGVKFSSGRLGHIWPYVNGVTLANPGKVVFCLGSDGSQQEGNDAEAARLAVAQHLNVKLIIDDNDVTIAGHPSKYLPGFTVAKTLAGHGLKILEGDGEDLDDLYHRMSEAVNTQGPIAVINKRPMCPGIEGLEGSTHGHDVISVDLAIKYLESRKHTDAVEYLKNIQKPKQTYTFIGSSEKWGANRNVFGEAVVDVLSRMSQEERKQNVLVIDSDLEGSCGLKKIHDTYPEIFISSGIMERGNFSAAAGFGMDKGKQGIFATFSAFLEMCISEITMARLNYSNVLCHFSHAGIDDMADNTCHFGLNNMFADNGLDDGYATQLFFPADTNQMKACVEAVFFEPGLRFIFSTRSKVPNILDSNGKDLFGNGYKFVPGKDEVIREGTQGYIISFGDALYRSLDAVERLKHSGLDVGLINKPTLNVIDEEAIAKVGKAPFVLVVEAFNRRTGLGSRFGSWLLERGFTPKYAHLGTHKEGCGGLWEQYPHQGIDPVSIMNKVKDLVR, from the coding sequence ATGACACTTACTAATACGCAATTTCCCATTGATCTGAGTGCTTATAAACCTCTAGTTCTCAACCCCAAAAATGCAACGCTTACAAATGAGCAAAGAGAAATTCTTAAAGGAAACATTCAACTGTGCCGCGATGCGATCATCCTCTTTACAGCCACTGGTGCTGCCAGAGGAGTAGGCGGTCACACAGGTGGCCCTTACGATACAGTACCAGAAGTGATGATTCTCGACGCATTCTTCCGGGGAGCATCCCAGAGATTTGTGCCGATCTTTTTTGATGAAGCAGGGCATAGAGCTGCAACCCAGTACTTGATGGCAACCCTACATGGTGAGTTAAATGCCGAGCAACTTCTACACTATCGTCAGGCACATTTCGACTTACCAGGACATCCCGAACTAGGGCTAACTCCTGGTGTGAAGTTTAGTTCTGGACGACTGGGGCATATATGGCCCTACGTTAATGGTGTAACCTTAGCAAATCCTGGCAAAGTCGTTTTCTGTCTTGGTTCTGATGGCTCGCAGCAAGAAGGTAACGACGCGGAAGCTGCCCGTTTGGCAGTTGCTCAACATCTCAATGTCAAGCTAATTATTGATGATAACGATGTTACCATTGCCGGACATCCATCCAAATATCTACCTGGTTTCACAGTTGCCAAAACTTTAGCAGGTCATGGGTTGAAAATACTAGAAGGAGACGGCGAAGACTTAGACGATTTATATCATCGTATGAGCGAAGCAGTAAATACTCAAGGGCCGATTGCTGTGATCAACAAACGCCCTATGTGTCCGGGTATTGAAGGGTTAGAAGGCTCCACTCATGGTCACGATGTGATCTCGGTAGACTTGGCAATTAAATATCTCGAATCACGCAAACATACAGATGCTGTTGAATATCTGAAAAACATTCAAAAACCCAAACAGACCTATACTTTTATTGGTTCTAGCGAAAAATGGGGTGCTAACCGCAATGTGTTTGGTGAAGCAGTGGTTGATGTTTTAAGTCGAATGAGTCAAGAAGAACGCAAGCAAAACGTATTGGTGATTGACAGCGATTTAGAAGGTTCTTGCGGACTTAAGAAAATTCACGATACATACCCCGAAATATTTATTTCCTCTGGAATTATGGAACGGGGGAACTTCTCTGCTGCTGCTGGGTTTGGTATGGATAAAGGAAAGCAAGGAATTTTTGCAACTTTTAGTGCTTTCTTAGAAATGTGCATTTCCGAAATTACGATGGCAAGGCTAAACTACTCAAATGTTCTTTGTCACTTTTCCCATGCAGGTATAGATGACATGGCAGATAACACATGCCATTTCGGTTTGAACAATATGTTTGCTGACAACGGCTTGGATGATGGCTACGCAACACAGCTGTTCTTTCCCGCAGATACTAATCAGATGAAAGCTTGTGTAGAAGCTGTGTTCTTTGAGCCGGGACTACGATTCATTTTCTCCACTCGTTCTAAAGTACCGAATATTCTTGACAGCAACGGTAAAGATTTGTTTGGTAATGGGTATAAATTTGTTCCTGGTAAAGATGAGGTGATTCGAGAAGGAACGCAAGGCTATATCATCAGTTTTGGTGATGCTCTCTATCGTAGCCTTGATGCAGTCGAACGTCTCAAACACTCAGGGCTAGATGTAGGTTTGATTAATAAACCAACCTTAAATGTTATTGATGAAGAAGCGATCGCTAAAGTCGGTAAAGCTCCTTTTGTCCTTGTAGTAGAAGCGTTCAATCGTCGAACTGGATTAGGTAGCCGTTTTGGTTCCTGGCTGTTAGAGCGTGGGTTTACTCCCAAATACGCTCATCTTGGGACTCATAAAGAAGGTTGCGGCGGTTTATGGGAACAGTATCCACATCAAGGTATCGATCCAGTGAGTATTATGAACAAGGTTAAAGACTTAGTTAGATAA
- a CDS encoding DeoR/GlpR family DNA-binding transcription regulator has protein sequence MLTAERRQFILEILHRDKKVLSSELSAVLKVSEDTIRRDLRELAESGFLQRVHGGALLVSPAIASYADRQKQAPKEKEAIARAAAKLIRTGQVVILNGGTTTLQVARHLPLDLQATIVTNSPPIAVALAEHPHIQVVMLGGQLYKKALVNVGVATIEALRMIRADLCMLGVCSLHPEVGISVPNLEEAYVKRAMIAGAAEVVGLATAEKLDTAAPYVVESIHALTYLVTAPTVSDKMLTTYKALGLTLVQDQQSDNTGKDDL, from the coding sequence ATGCTAACAGCAGAGCGACGACAATTCATCTTAGAAATTTTGCATCGTGATAAAAAGGTGCTGTCATCAGAACTTAGTGCTGTGCTAAAGGTTTCTGAGGATACGATTCGTCGGGATTTGCGGGAATTAGCCGAATCTGGTTTCTTGCAGCGCGTTCATGGCGGAGCGCTTTTGGTTTCTCCGGCGATCGCCAGTTATGCAGATCGGCAAAAACAAGCACCAAAAGAAAAAGAAGCGATTGCCCGTGCTGCTGCAAAATTGATTCGTACTGGGCAAGTGGTAATTTTAAATGGCGGTACGACAACTCTCCAAGTGGCCCGTCATTTACCTTTAGATTTACAAGCGACAATCGTCACAAATAGTCCGCCAATCGCTGTTGCATTAGCAGAGCATCCCCATATTCAAGTTGTAATGTTGGGCGGACAACTCTATAAAAAGGCTTTAGTGAACGTTGGTGTAGCAACAATCGAGGCATTGCGGATGATTCGTGCAGATTTGTGTATGTTGGGCGTATGTAGCCTACATCCAGAAGTTGGTATCAGTGTGCCGAATTTAGAAGAAGCCTATGTTAAACGAGCAATGATTGCTGGCGCTGCGGAAGTAGTTGGATTAGCGACAGCAGAGAAGTTAGACACAGCTGCTCCTTATGTAGTCGAGTCAATTCATGCACTAACTTATCTGGTAACTGCACCAACAGTATCTGATAAGATGCTAACTACTTATAAAGCTTTAGGTTTAACGCTCGTCCAAGATCAACAAAGTGATAATACTGGCAAAGATGATCTTTAA
- a CDS encoding pentapeptide repeat-containing protein: MLNSIVNIYRTVVKNIQYNNQIVEFIGEILSTCKQINAYGDTLVSNRRLKTLLKHLQYRTGKTRLNTIYELEQIAHNYPQYHWLIMEILCKFIYAHAASTSSSPLDSCSTLLIQSALDVIARRNIQHDTENQQLDLCHIDIRGANLREANLENANLYRINLCGANLSQANLCGTVLIAADLSGANLAGANLSYSILSAANLTGANLSRTNLTGANLYLASLQEAILYETKLNGANLREVKFTTSDNSNNHPISTQHL, translated from the coding sequence ATGCTAAATAGCATTGTTAATATTTATCGTACAGTCGTCAAAAATATACAATACAACAACCAAATAGTAGAATTTATCGGTGAAATACTTTCAACTTGTAAACAAATAAACGCCTATGGAGATACTCTGGTCAGCAATCGACGATTAAAAACATTGCTCAAGCATTTACAGTATCGAACAGGAAAAACTAGGCTAAATACTATTTATGAGTTAGAGCAAATAGCTCATAATTATCCTCAATATCACTGGCTAATTATGGAGATACTCTGCAAGTTTATATATGCTCATGCTGCTAGCACTTCTTCATCACCGTTAGATAGTTGCTCAACATTATTGATTCAAAGCGCTTTAGATGTGATTGCAAGGAGAAATATCCAACATGACACAGAAAATCAACAATTAGATTTGTGTCATATCGACATCCGAGGAGCAAATCTCAGGGAAGCAAACCTAGAAAACGCTAATCTCTATCGTATTAACCTTTGTGGCGCAAACTTATCTCAAGCTAATCTCTGCGGGACAGTTCTCATCGCCGCCGACCTTTCTGGTGCAAACTTAGCGGGGGCAAATTTATCATATTCAATTCTCAGTGCTGCAAACCTAACTGGTGCAAACCTTTCGAGAACTAATTTGACTGGAGCAAATTTATATTTAGCTAGTTTGCAAGAAGCTATTCTATATGAGACAAAACTGAATGGAGCCAATTTAAGAGAAGTAAAATTCACGACTAGCGATAATAGTAATAATCATCCTATAAGCACCCAGCATTTATAG